The following proteins are encoded in a genomic region of Gossypium hirsutum isolate 1008001.06 chromosome D05, Gossypium_hirsutum_v2.1, whole genome shotgun sequence:
- the LOC107905718 gene encoding putative pentatricopeptide repeat-containing protein At5g43820 isoform X2 has translation MNTTIPLYPYKESYPVKQIESIDVDEFLLPEEKLRGIFLQKLRGRTAIENALSNVSVELSIDLIAKVVDRGNLGGEAMVLFFNWAIKQPGIPRDAHSYYIIIRALGRRKFFEFMIQVLHDMVKDGVKPNLETVSAVMDSFIRARRVHKALDMFENLEEFGLTPDTESLNVLLLCLCRRTHVGAANSLFNAVGGKIKFNCVTYNIMVSGWSKLGRVSEMERTVKAMIADGFTPDCSTFSYLIEGLGRAGQINDAVEILDHMKEKGCIPDTRVYNAMISNFISTQNFDECKKYYKALLESNFDPDLHTYTKLISAFLKSQQVADALEIFEEMLIQGIVPPTGSLTSFIEPLCSYGPPHAAMMIYKKARKFGCQISLNAYKLLLKRLSRFGKSGMLLNLWDEMQESGHTSDMEVYEYVINGLCNIGHLENAVHVMEEALRKGFCPSKIVCSKLNNKLLAANDVDKAYKLFLKIKDARRNENAQRYWRCNGWHF, from the coding sequence ATGAACACGACTATTCCACTGTATCCATATAAGGAGAGTTATCCGGTGAAACAAATAGAAAGTATAGACGTTGATGAATTTTTATTGCCCGAAGAGAAATTGCGAGGGATTTTTCTGCAAAAGTTGAGGGGTAGAACTGCAATAGAAAATGCTCTGTCAAATGTTAGCGTGGAATTAAGCATCGATCTTATTGCTAAGGTCGTAGATAGAGGGAATTTAGGCGGTGAAGCTATGGTTTTGTTTTTCAATTGGGCAATCAAGCAGCCAGGGATACCAAGAGATGCTCACAGTTACTACATAATCATTAGAGCTTTAGGTAGAAGAAAATTTTTCGAGTTCATGATTCAAGTCCTGCATGATATGGTGAAAGATGGCGTAAAACCTAATTTGGAGACAGTTTCAGCTGTAATGGACAGTTTCATTAGGGCCCGGCGTGTACATAAAGCTTTGGACATGTTTGAGAACTTAGAAGAGTTTGGATTGACGCCTGATACTGAGTCTTTGAATGTGCTTTTACTGTGTTTGTGCCGTAGAACTCATGTAGGTGCTGCAAATTCGTTGTTCAATGCAGTGGGTGGGAAGATAAAGTTTAATTGTGTGACATACAATATCATGGTAAGTGGATGGTCGAAATTAGGTAGAGTTAGCGAAATGGAGAGGACAGTGAAAGCAATGATAGCAGATGGATTTACTCCAGATTGTTCAACTTTCAGTTACCTCATTGAGGGCTTAGGAAGAGCAGGGCAGATTAATGACGCCGTTGAGATTCTTGATCATATGAAGGAGAAAGGCTGCATTCCAGACACTAGAGTTTACAATGCAatgatttctaattttatttctacACAGAATTTTGATGAATGTAAGAAATATTACAAGGCTTTGCTGGAAAGTAACTTTGACCCTGATTTGCATACTTACACGAAACTGATATCTGCTTTTCTCAAATCTCAACAAGTGGCTGATGCTCTTGAAATTTTTGAAGAGATGTTAATTCAGGGGATTGTCCCCCCTACAGGGTCTTTAACCTCTTTCATTGAACCTTTATGCAGTTATGGTCCACCTCACGCAGCTATGATGATCTATAAGAAAGCAAGAAAATTTGGCTGCCAAATATCACTCAATGCCTATAAGTTATTGCTCAAGCGGCTATCTAGATTTGGTAAAAGTGGAATGCTGTTAAATTTATGGGATGAGATGCAAGAAAGTGGTCATACTTCTGATATGGAAGTTTATGAATATGTCATTAATGGTCTTTGCAACATAGGGCACCTTGAAAATGCTGTACATGTTATGGAGGAGGCTTTGCGCAAGGGGTTTTGCCCAAGCAAGATTGTATGTAGCAAATTAAATAACAAACTACTTGCTGCAAATGATGTTGATAAGGCTTACAAGCTATTTTTGAAGATTAAAGATGCTCGCCGCAATGAAAATGCTCAGAGATATTGGCGTTGTAATGGCTGGCATTTTTGA
- the LOC107905718 gene encoding putative pentatricopeptide repeat-containing protein At5g43820 isoform X1 — protein MAFHFRRLPGWYLSFSSGRYRLPHFSSLLSVFRFSTINGIPDSSINDPSFHQTHNRCNVDERRVLTELSDLFQLSHMNTTIPLYPYKESYPVKQIESIDVDEFLLPEEKLRGIFLQKLRGRTAIENALSNVSVELSIDLIAKVVDRGNLGGEAMVLFFNWAIKQPGIPRDAHSYYIIIRALGRRKFFEFMIQVLHDMVKDGVKPNLETVSAVMDSFIRARRVHKALDMFENLEEFGLTPDTESLNVLLLCLCRRTHVGAANSLFNAVGGKIKFNCVTYNIMVSGWSKLGRVSEMERTVKAMIADGFTPDCSTFSYLIEGLGRAGQINDAVEILDHMKEKGCIPDTRVYNAMISNFISTQNFDECKKYYKALLESNFDPDLHTYTKLISAFLKSQQVADALEIFEEMLIQGIVPPTGSLTSFIEPLCSYGPPHAAMMIYKKARKFGCQISLNAYKLLLKRLSRFGKSGMLLNLWDEMQESGHTSDMEVYEYVINGLCNIGHLENAVHVMEEALRKGFCPSKIVCSKLNNKLLAANDVDKAYKLFLKIKDARRNENAQRYWRCNGWHF, from the coding sequence ATGGCGTTTCATTTCCGGCGACTCCCTGGATGGTATTTGAGTTTTAGCAGTGGCAGGTATCGTTTGCCCCACTTTAGTTCGCTCCTTTCTGTATTCCGATTTTCAACTATTAATGGTATTCCCGATTCCTCAATAAATGATCCGTCATTTCATCAAACACACAACCGGTGTAACGTCGACGAGCGTCGCGTTCTTACTGAACTCTCCGACTTGTTTCAGCTTTCTCATATGAACACGACTATTCCACTGTATCCATATAAGGAGAGTTATCCGGTGAAACAAATAGAAAGTATAGACGTTGATGAATTTTTATTGCCCGAAGAGAAATTGCGAGGGATTTTTCTGCAAAAGTTGAGGGGTAGAACTGCAATAGAAAATGCTCTGTCAAATGTTAGCGTGGAATTAAGCATCGATCTTATTGCTAAGGTCGTAGATAGAGGGAATTTAGGCGGTGAAGCTATGGTTTTGTTTTTCAATTGGGCAATCAAGCAGCCAGGGATACCAAGAGATGCTCACAGTTACTACATAATCATTAGAGCTTTAGGTAGAAGAAAATTTTTCGAGTTCATGATTCAAGTCCTGCATGATATGGTGAAAGATGGCGTAAAACCTAATTTGGAGACAGTTTCAGCTGTAATGGACAGTTTCATTAGGGCCCGGCGTGTACATAAAGCTTTGGACATGTTTGAGAACTTAGAAGAGTTTGGATTGACGCCTGATACTGAGTCTTTGAATGTGCTTTTACTGTGTTTGTGCCGTAGAACTCATGTAGGTGCTGCAAATTCGTTGTTCAATGCAGTGGGTGGGAAGATAAAGTTTAATTGTGTGACATACAATATCATGGTAAGTGGATGGTCGAAATTAGGTAGAGTTAGCGAAATGGAGAGGACAGTGAAAGCAATGATAGCAGATGGATTTACTCCAGATTGTTCAACTTTCAGTTACCTCATTGAGGGCTTAGGAAGAGCAGGGCAGATTAATGACGCCGTTGAGATTCTTGATCATATGAAGGAGAAAGGCTGCATTCCAGACACTAGAGTTTACAATGCAatgatttctaattttatttctacACAGAATTTTGATGAATGTAAGAAATATTACAAGGCTTTGCTGGAAAGTAACTTTGACCCTGATTTGCATACTTACACGAAACTGATATCTGCTTTTCTCAAATCTCAACAAGTGGCTGATGCTCTTGAAATTTTTGAAGAGATGTTAATTCAGGGGATTGTCCCCCCTACAGGGTCTTTAACCTCTTTCATTGAACCTTTATGCAGTTATGGTCCACCTCACGCAGCTATGATGATCTATAAGAAAGCAAGAAAATTTGGCTGCCAAATATCACTCAATGCCTATAAGTTATTGCTCAAGCGGCTATCTAGATTTGGTAAAAGTGGAATGCTGTTAAATTTATGGGATGAGATGCAAGAAAGTGGTCATACTTCTGATATGGAAGTTTATGAATATGTCATTAATGGTCTTTGCAACATAGGGCACCTTGAAAATGCTGTACATGTTATGGAGGAGGCTTTGCGCAAGGGGTTTTGCCCAAGCAAGATTGTATGTAGCAAATTAAATAACAAACTACTTGCTGCAAATGATGTTGATAAGGCTTACAAGCTATTTTTGAAGATTAAAGATGCTCGCCGCAATGAAAATGCTCAGAGATATTGGCGTTGTAATGGCTGGCATTTTTGA
- the LOC121217094 gene encoding Fanconi anemia group J protein, translating into MSATLGTGNGAKPSKTPNPYFISPKNPKNVHHIAGIPVEFPYKPYGTQLSFMYRVISTLDRAQKDGHCHALIESPTGTGKSLSLLCSTLAWQKNYKINNIKGILSQSIPDPEAVTDPLGHGGGFIPETQPSTSSIPSSSISEPPQNAANSKNKKKMLAPTIYYASRTHSQISQVIREYRKTSYRVPMAILASRKHYCTNPHVSKENIDEECKLLLSQEEGCSEFKNMHKVKCHPSVQKGGCHEAHDIEDIVKIGQVVKGCAYYAARSMADDAQLIFCPYSYIINLVIRGAMDVDIKGAIIVLDEAHNLEDIAREGGSVDLEEDALHKLQMELHQLKMIKADVYQPLSEMIMNLISWIEQTKSKLEATNESKHYFSSWTGDKAVRQLQEANISQQFFPVLLECATKAIRAASDTESDVLHLSGMSVITLEGCSLH; encoded by the exons ATGTCTGCAACACTCGGAACTGGAAACGGAGCTAAACCCAGCAAAACTCCTAACCCTTACTTCATCAGTCCCAAGAATCCCAAAAATGTTCACCATATTGCAGGGATTCCGGTGGAATTCCCATACAAGCCGTACGGGACGCAGCTTTCCTTCATGTACAGAGTCATATCAACCCTAGATCGAGCTCAGAAAGACGGCCATTGTCATGCCTTGATTGAATCGCCCACTGGTACCGGTAAATCACTATCGCTTCTTTGCTCCACTCTTGCTTGGCAGAAAAACTATAAGATCAATAACATCAAAGGCATTCTGTCTCAATCCATCCCGGATCCAGAGGCCGTCACTGATCCTCTCGGTCATGGCGGTGGTTTTATTCCCGAAACGCAACCTTCAACTTCAA GCATTCCTTCATCAAGCATTTCAGAGCCACCTCAGAATGCTGCAAATAGCAAGAATAAGAAGAAAATGTTGGCTCCTACCATATATTATGCTTC GAGGACTCATTCACAAATTTCTCAAGTGATTCGTGAATACAGGAAAACTTCTTATCGAGTTCCCATGGCAATATTG GCTTCAAGGAAACATTATTGCACAAATCCTCATGTCTCCAAGGAGAATATTGATGAAGAATG CAAGCTTCTGTTGAGTCAAGAGGAAGGATGCTCTGAATTTAA AAATATGCATAAGGTCAAATGTCATCCCTCAGTTCAGAAAGGAGGCTGTCATGAGGCCCATGATATTGAAGATATTGTCAAAATTGGACAAGTTGTTAAAG GATGTGCATACTATGCTGCACGTTCAATGGCAGATGATGCACAATTGATTTTTTGCCCGTATAGCTACATTATCAATCTTGTTATTCGAGGGGCAATGGATGTAGATATCAAAGGAGCCATTATAGTTCTTGATGAAGCTCA CAATTTAGAGGATATTGCTCGTGAAGGTGGTAGTGTGGATCTTGAAGAAGATGCTTTGCACA AATTGCAGATGGAGCTTCATCAACTCAAGATGATCAAGGCCGACGTTTACCAACCATTGTCTGAAATGATAATG AACCTAATAAGTTGGATTGAGCAGACAAAGAGCAAATTAGAAGCAACAAATGAATCTAAGCACTACTTCTCCTC CTGGACCGGTGACAAGGCGGTAAGGCAACTCCAAGAAGCTAACATTTCACAGCAATTCTTCCCTGTCTTGCTAGAATGTGCAACAAAG GCAATCAGAGCTGCTTCAGATACAGAATCAGATGTACTTCATTTAAGTGGCATGTCTGTCATAACCTTGGAag GCTGTTCTCTTCACTGA